The sequence CACCACATGCATCAACACGTGTTCCACCACCAACAATAATTTCAAGATGGACGTGTGGATAACTTGTTCGTCCCGTCATACCAACATAACCAATATTCTCACCTTTAGCGACAGTTTGTCCTGCTTGGAAATAACCTGGACTTGCCATGTGTGCATAGAGGGATCTGTATCCATTACCATGGTCGATAACTATATAGTTACCCCATCCTCCTGGATCATATGAGTTCGTTGTGACAACACCACGATCAATTGCGTAAATTGGTCCATAGCCACTACCGTGTGTTGAGAAGTCTGTACCTGAGTGATTTGGATAACAACCATAACCACAGAGAACATATGCATTGTCTAAAGGCCAACGCCATGCACCACTACCAACTTTAGGTTCAACTTTTGTACCATAACGAATAACACCACGTACTGGTTTCTTAGTTTCTTTACTCGATATTTCTTTCGTTGAAATGGATGCACCATTCTCATAAATATCTTCATAAATAACGTCACGAGCTCCGTTTTGTTCCACGACATCCACAACTTCTTTACCTTCCGCAAGTTCTGGATCGGATTGATATACCGTTTTTTCAGGATATACCGGTTCCGTCGTCATACGTTGTTTTGTTACGGTGACTGTAAATGGCGAATCAAACTTACTTACTCGAAGTTCTGATCCAACTTCAAGAACTTGATTCACATCTTTAATTTTATCCGCATTAATGGATTGAATCTGGTTTACGTTCATTCCACTGTGATATGCAATACCTTCTAAGGTATCAAACGGTTTTATTTTATATGTTTCAACTTTCGGATTATACCCATAGCTTAGGAAGGTCAGAATTTCTGTTTCATCTTTTAGGATTTTATCCTTCGTCGCAAGACCCCGTGTTACTTTTACGGTTTCTTTAACCTTCACGTCTATATCCTTGGTTCCATAATCTGTAATGGCAGGAATTTTCTTATTATTCTTGATCGCATCAAAGGTACTTTCACTGGTAAAGTTTTGGATAAATTTATCACGTGCTGAATCAAAATCTTCAGAATTCTTTACATAGATGATGGCTCCATTTGAGAATGTAACTTTATTCGCTTCAATTGCAAATAAGTTTTCTTTATAAAGATATTCAAAAATATCATTGTCACGATCTTCATAAACATTAAAACTCATTTCATCTACTTGAATGAGGTCGTCAATAAATCCCAGCTTTGAATCTGGAAATTCTTCTTTATATTCATTTTCATACACTTCATCAAACATCTTTTGTAGACGAGTCGAATCTTTTAAGACCCCTACAAGTTTTTGCTCGCGATAAAGCTTTGTAATCACTACAGGTTTATCATTTACAGTCACAACTTCTTGTGGAAATATTGCAGATGATGAATCGATTGCTTCATATGCTGTTTTAATTTCCGATGCTGAAGTTGGAGACTTGTAAAGATACCCTAATCCAACCGCAAAAAGAAATGCGACGGATATCATAATGAGGTTTTTATGTTTTTTCATATTACATTCTACCTCCATCTCCGGCAACACCATAGAACTTACTTATGGAAGCATTGAACATAAGTGTAATGTCTGCCAATGCACCATTACGGTGTTTCGCCATTTTTAGTAATACTTCTTGTTGTTCTGGTTTCGGTAATTGAGGTCCATCGTCCTCTTCACCTTCGCGGTCTTTATAATAATCTTCTCGATACAAGAACATTACAATATCCGCATCTTGCTCAATCGAACCGGATTCACGTAAATCACTCAATTGTGGTATTTTACTGTCTCGACGTTCCACTAAACGTGATAACTGTGACAGCGCAATAACAGGGCAATCCATTTCACGGGCTAACTGTTTGAGACCACGTGAAATTTCAGATACTTCTTGTTGACGTGATTCTGTTTTTCCACGTCCTGAGATCAGCTGAATATAGTCAATCACAATCATATCTAAATTACCTTCAGATTTAAGTTTTCGACATTTTGAAAAAATTTCTGGAACAGTAATTGTTGAACTATCATCAATAAAGATGTTGAGCTTTGATAGCACATTGGCTCCTGCATAAACATTATTTAATTGCTCATCATTTAAGTTACCGGTACGTAAATACTCGCTCTTCACAGAAGATTGCGCACTCAACATACGTGAAATTAGATGTGTTGCAGGCATTTCGAGGGAGAAAATCGCCATTCCTGCTTTTTCATTTTTATTGTGGCGTGCTGCATTCAGTGCTAGATTCAAGGCAAATGCCGTTTTCCCTACAGACGGACGCGCCGCTAAGATAATTAAATCACCACGTTGCAAACCGTTAGTAACATTATCCAAATGGCTGTAATTGGTCTTCAAACCGGTGATACGGTCGTGGTTTTCACGAATTCGATTTAAATTCTCTATTACTTCATTTACAACCTCACGACTTCGCTGCATTTCAGTTGTACGACGAACACGCGTTACTTCTAAAATTCTTTGTTCCGCTTCATCAAGCAGTGCAGTAAGTTCAGTAGTAGAGTCAAAACCCTTTTCAGCGATAGACTGCCCAACATCAATGAGGCGTCGCATTTGAGCTTTTTCTTGAACAACTTCAATATAGTGTTTCACACTTGCTGGTGTTGCACTGTTTTCTGTAAGTGCAAACAAGTATTCGACACCACCCACACTATCAATTTCATGTTGATCTTTTAATCGTGTTATTAAAGTCGTCGCATCTAAAACACGACCACGTTCAATAATTTCTATCATATGAGAAAATATTTTTTGGTGCTCGGTATTATAAAAGTCATCGACTTGCATATCATATTCTTCAACAACTGCAACAGACTCTGGGAACACCAATAGCGTTCCTAAAAGAGCCATCTCAGCGTCTTGACTGTAAGGCAATTTACGCATAGTTCCTCCTCTTATTCAGCAATTAATTTAACGTGGATTTCTCCGGTTACATCTCCATAAAGTGTTGCTTGGATACGATTTGATCCTAAATGAGTAATTGGACCACTGGGTTTAAATTTACGCTTGTCCACTTTAATCTTGTGTTCTTTTTTCAATGCATCTTCTACTTGTTTTGTGGATACAGAACCAAAGACACGACCACCTTCACCCACTTTGACTTTAAATTCTAAAGTGATTTTCTCAAGCTCTTTCGCTAGAAGTTTCGCTTTTTCAATTTCTGCCTGAACTTCAGCAGCATGTTCTTGTTTTTGGTGATCTAAAATTTCACGACTTTGATCACTTGCCATAACTGCGAGTTTATTCGGTAATAAAAAATTACGCGCATAACCATCCGCAACCTCAACGATATCGTTCTTTTTACCTACTTTTTTAACGTCTTTTAATAAAATTAATTTCATATTATTCACTTTCCTCTCTTACATTTTCTATAGCTTTTTTAAGTGACTCTACGACTTCATGAATCGATTGTCCTTTAATTTGAGCTGCAGCTCCAGTAAAGTGACCGCCACCACCGAGGCGTTCCATAACAACTTGAACGTTTAATTCACCTTTTGATCGTGATGATATCGCGACAATGTCTTCATCAACATAAGCCACCACAAACGACGCTTCAACCTCTTTCACAGTTAGAATTTCATCAGCTGCTTGAGACATCAATGGTCGTGGTAATAACTCATCCTTGTATGCTGCAATTACGTAGTAATCATCAAAAAATTCACATTTACTCAATACTTTGTTTTTCATTTCAAAACTCTCATATTCATCACGAAGCATATTTTCAACTTCCATTAAATCAGCGCCATACTTACGTAATTCAGCTGCGGCTTGGAAAGTTCTACTTCCACTTCGATTTCTAAAGCGATTGGTATCAATAAGCATTCCTGTATACATAAAGGTTGCTTCAAGTTTAGAAATAACAACATTACGTCGATGATACGGGAATAATTCCACAATCAGTTCGCTCGCTGATGAAGCGGACGACTCAATGTACGTTAGGGTTGGTTTAAATTTAAAATCCCCTGTACGTCGATGATGGTCAATAACCACAACAGTTTCTGCTTTATCCACTAAATCTGGGAACTGACATTGTTGTAGCGAATGATGGTCTACCATGATCAGTAATGTGTTTGGACCAATAAGCGAACGCGCTTGTTCATGTGTCACTAAATTGTGATCCTTTTCAAACTCATCACGATGCTTACGAATACCTCCCGCAAGATTGACCTCAGTATCCTCTAAATCAATAACAATCGAAGCTTCTTTATTATAAACGGAAACGATTGACGAGACACCCAGCGCACTTCCGAAACAATCAAAGTCCATCATACGATGGCCTACAATCACAACATTGCTGGATTCTAAAATGTGTTCACCAAGATTTTGAGCCATAACCCGCACACGAACTTTACTACGTTTCTCCACAGCCTCTGTATTTCCACCAAAGTAACGCATAACTTCATTTTTTGTATTAATCGCTACTTGGTCACCGCCACGACTCTGTGCCATTTCAAGGGCTTTATTCGACATATCCTCTAAATCCTTAAAGTTATCACTATGTCGGGCAAACGCAAGAGACAAGGTAATACTTGCATCAATTTTTGTAGCTTGTTTTCGAATCTCATTCACAATCGAGAAACGTTCACTTTCAAGCCTTTGAAATACTTGTTCATTTAAGACTAAAAGATAACGGTCTGGGCGAATACGACGCACGAACATCTCATGATTATCAGCCCATCTTACGACAGCCTGTCGAATGTTTGAGTCAATAAAAGCAATCGTTTGCTCTTCCTCATATTGAGTTGTTTCTTCATAGTTATCAAGGTGCGCAATCCCCAAGACAACTTGATTATTTCGGTTGATAATCTCAAGTTCATTTAAATCCGTAACATCTTTAAAGAAAATAATGTTCTTTTGACCCATCGTCGATGCTTCAAAAACATGGGAATCAAAACGAATTGTCATCGTTTCATTATTTCCTTTAATAATTTTCACAATAGTCGGAAAGATATCAGTAACCAATTCTCCGGTACCAAGGATATTAAGTTCATCAAAAAGCTCACTCATCCAAGTAATCGTATTTTGATCATCAAGTGTGATAATCCCCATATTTGCATATTCAAAAGCATAACTTGCTTCTTGTCCTAATACATCCGCAACAGATATAACGCGTTCCTTGCGACTTGTAATCGCAGTAGCGAAAATATAGAAGATAATTGCAAAGTCAATTACAAGAAAAATATACTGTACAACATACAAATATTTATTAATAAAAACATGGAAAAAGAAGAGGACCACCAATTGGGTCAAAGTTAAAATCATTAAACGTGTTTTAAGAGTCTCAAATTGATTAGACATAATAAACCCCCTAGGTTTTCACCTTAAATTTTATCACAAATCGACACTATTTTCTATTACGATGTAACATCACTAAAACGATATCTGCACTCGTTTTCATTATAAAGAGTTCCATAGCCATTGTAATTAGAACCATACTAATTGAAATACCATAAAGTACAAGTGAATTGTGAATATTTAGAATCCCTTTCACAGATTGAATGATTTCTTGAAAGTCCATACCAAAAGCAGGACCAAAGAAACGAATCATTATAAAGTAAAACAAAGCAATAACTACTCCCATAGCAAGATAACTCCGTGTTGGGGAAGCCTCTTTTTTCATACAGTAAATATACGCTAATCCTACAGCACCATACCCTGCCATCATCAAAATTGTTGAGAAAAGCCCCGACATGATAACCGCCATTATAATACATGATAAGTAAACTACAAACGCCTCGGACCAATCACAATACGATCCGTAGACAATTAAAGGTAGCGCAAGAAACGTCATAAAAAAACCAGCCGTTATGCGATCAAAAAACAAAATAATCCCTGTTAAAGCAACAGTCATTGCACCATATGTTAGGCTCAGTGTTTTCTTCATAATTGTATCCTCCATAAAGTAAAAACCTCTCGTTAGAGAGGCTTTTGAATATCTTAGTTATCTGATACGTATGGTAATAAAGCCATTTGACGAGCACGTTTAATAGCTGTTGCTAATGGACGTTGGTATTTAGCTTTTGTACCTGTAACACGTCTAGGAATAATTTTACCATTTGCTGAGATAAAGCGTTTTAGTAATTCCACATCTTTGTAATCGATTGTTTTTACGTTATTTTTTGTAAAATAGCAAACTTTACGACGTGGTCCACGGAATTTTCTGAATGACATAACAAATCTCCTTTCGATTAGAATGGAAGATCGTCACTGGTTATATCGAGAACAGGCTCATCATCCATTGAGAACGATGGTTCAGGATCAGCTTGGTATGAAGGTGTATAACTTGATCCACCTTGATTACTATTTTGATTCTGGTATTGGCCTTGGCTTGCGCCTTGTTCTTGACGTTGTGCGCGTGATTCGAGTGATTGAAGTGTATCCACAACAACCTCTTGAACGTATACACGTTTACCGGTAGCGTCTTCATATGATCTCGATTGAATTCGACCTTCTAGACCTACTAAAGCACCCTTTAGTAAGTAATTCGCCATAAAATCAGCTGTTTGATTCCAAGCCACACAATTGATGAAATCAGTTTCATCTTGTTGACCGAAGCGGCGATTGCACGCTACAGTAAACGAAACGACTGACTTACCTGTTTGTGTTTTACGAAGTTCTGGATCTCGAGTTAAACGACCCACTAATATAGTGCGATTAATCATAAATAATCACCCCTTGTGTTTTTGATTAGATTTCGTCTTGACGTACGATCATGTGACGGATTACATCGTTATTGATACGTGTTAAACGGTTAAATTCATTAACTGCTTCATCACCTGATGTAAATTGAGTTACTACATAGTAACCTTTTTTGAAGTCTTCAATTTCGTATGCTAGTTCGCGTAAACCCCATTCATTAACTTCATCAATTGTTGCTCCGTTATCTGTTAAGATAGCGTGTAATTTAGCAATAACTGCTGTACGAGCTTCCTCGTCTAATGTAGGTTTCACGATGTACATTACTTCATATTTGCGCATTTGTACACCTCCTTCTGGTCTATGGCTCTTTCGAGCAAGGATATTTTTTTATATTTTATCCGTTCTTCATTATACCAAACAAAAAGGTCTATGTAAACCTATTCCGTCATCACTAAATAAGTTTCACAGACCTAATGTCCTAATCTTCTTTTTTTAGAATAAATCGACGATTTCTTGAATCGCCTGCTTCAACCGCAATCTTAACATCAGAGAATGCAGAGACCACTTCTGAATCATCCATAAACGTCCCACCCGAACGATTCGCTTTCGCATAACAACTCAAAATAAAAGATGTGTGATATGCCTGAGGCGTTTGGGTTTGAATAAAGGAATCCGTATCAACTGTTGACTCAATATATCCATCAACAACACGGCACATACGGCTGGTTGGAGGTAATCCAAGTACACATGCTTTTTCAGTTTGCATGCGAACAAGTAGTTTATCAATTAAACCTTGACGTAACCAAGGACGTACACCGTCATGGATAAGAACAACATCCTCTGAAACCGCTGTAAGACCAATCAACACGCTCTCCTGACGTGTTTTACCGCCCTTAACATAAACAATCTTGCCACTACCATTAGACTTTACAACACGCGTCATATCAGCAGAACTCGCAACAATTACAACCTGTTTGCACTGTGCATCATGCATAAAGACTGAAATTGTCTGACCTAAAACACTTTTTGAGTCATTAAATGAGGCAAGTGCTTTTGCATAACTTGCACCTTCTGCTGCTTTTTTCCCAGCGGCAACAATTAATACTGAATAATCCATAAGTCACCTCTTCTTTTTTAGTATTCTAACATATCACAGGCTCGGATTAAAGGAATTCGTATTATTTACCAAATGCCTCCAGAACAATATCCACAAATTCATTCAAAGGATCTTCAAAAACTTGATTTTTTCGATAACACAGAGTAATCGGTGTTGTGATATCAGTTGTGATATCGTCATAAATATAAAAATCATGATGTATGAGTACTTCCGGTAAGAAACCAATCCCTAAATCTTGTCTTACCGCGAAAAGAATTGCTTCTGAATTAACAGTTTGCCATGTCGGGTGATAAACTAATTTATGTTTTAAAAGCAACGCTTCAAATGCATTACGAATTGAACTCCCGGATTCCCGAAGCAATACTCTGTGTTGAAGTAAAGATTCAAGGTTCGAAATATTATGTGGATATTTAGAGAAAAATTTTAAGCTATAAGTCCCAAGTTCAATTGTCTCAAATGTCTCATCGTGCATTGATCCTTCAATTATAGCGACATCAACTTTATCCTCAATGAGTAGTGCAAGCACATCTTGCGCATTGGCGATTGTTGTTTCGGTTTTATGCTCCAAATGTAAGGATTCATAGCGTTTGATAATATCTGGTAACGTTGTCTTTGCGACAGTGATACTGGACCCTATTCGTAAGGGATTCGATTTATTGAGTTTAAATACATCTGCTTCAAATTGGTGATAACCTTTTAGAAAATGAGTCACTTGAAGATAAAACTGAGCGCCAAACGGAGTTGGCTCAATGCCTCCAGACTTACGCACAAAGAGATTACGATTCAAGACCGTTTCAAGTTCCTTAACTGCTTGAGATACCGCCGGCTGTGATATATACAACGTCTCGGTTGCTTTAGTAATTGACTTAAGTTCGTATACTTCTTTAAAGATTTTTAAGAGTCGAATATTCATAACCTACCTCCATAATGATTTAGTTATACCTCTATCATTTCTATCTATTATAATTATTACCGAGAATTACCTATAATACAAGCGGAGGCTTTTATGAAACAAATATCAAATTTAGAACTATTCTATACATCCTTCTTTTTATCTGCTGTGTCGTTTGGCGGAGGGTATATTACCATCCCAATTTTACGCACAAAGTATGTTGAAGAGAAAAAATTAATTACCGAAGACACATTACAAGATCTTGCTGCAATTGCTCAATCAGCACCCGGTGCCATATCCGTAAATCTAGCAACCGGAGTGGGCTATAAAATCAATGGTAAAGCTGGAGGGTTCGCATCGTTTATCGGGACCATCTTACCACCCTTATTTATAATCTCAGTAATAACATATTTTTATGATTTCTTTATGGGGCAAGCACTTATACAAGCTATATTTAAAGGCTTAGAAGTAGGTGTTGCTGTGATTATGGTGCGATTGGTGCTAGATATGGTTAAGGATCTGTACCAAAGAGATCACAAATTTGCAGTCTTCTTATATCTCACTGGATTGTTGCTTTCTCTCGCATTTAAGATTCATATAGTTTTTATTCTAATCTTTAATTTTGTAGTCGTGTTTATGTTTAATCGATGGGAGCAAGATCATGTTACAGTTGATTAAGCTATTCTTTGAGTTTTTATATGTTGGGTTATTCAGTCTTGGCGGTGGATATGCAACCATTCCACTCATCGAGAATAGAATTATTAACATTCATGGTTGGATTACGACACAAGACTTTATCAATATGATAACCATTTCCCAAATGACTCCCGGGCCTTTGACAGTAAACATCTCAACCTTCGTGGGTCTCAATATTGCTGGAATCCCGGGTGCAATGATCGCGACACTTGGATGCGTCCTTATCGGTGTCTGCTTAACACTTAGTGTGTATGGATCCTATGATAAGGCAAGTCACAAAGATTTATGGGAATTGATTTTGAAATCCTTACGCATTAGTTCCGCAACACTTATCAGTCTTGCGACGGTAACCATTTTTTCAATGTTGCTTTTGAATGAGAGTAGCTTTAGTGCTTTAACTATAGTTGTATTCATCTTAGTATTTGGATTTAGTTATAAATTCAAACTTCAGACAACTCAAATTCTAATGCTTTCTGCCTTTCTTGGTTTATTATGGCTCTTATAGAAAAAAAGATACTAACTGTCAGTTAGTATCTTTTTTTCTTTATCTTTTTTTCATGTGTGGGAATAACAAGACATCGCGAATACTTGCGCTGTCTGTTAAGAGCATGATGAGGCGGTCTAGACCGATACCGATTCCACCTGTTGGCGGCATTCCGTATTCTAACGCTTCAACATAATCAACATCCATTTCATTCGCTTCTTCATTACCAAGTTCACGTTCGCTTAATTGACTTTCAAAACGTTCGCGTTGGTCAATAGGATCGTTCAGTTCGGAGAATGCATTCGCATATTCACGGGCATCAATGAACATCTCAAATCGATCTGTAAAACGAGGATCTTCTGGATTTTTCTTTGCAAGTGGCGACACTTCAACAGGGTGACCATAAACAAATGTTGGTTGGACAATCTTTTCTTCACAGAATGTCTCAAAGAACTCATTAACAACATGGCCAAATGATAATTGATGTTTTGCCATATTAATATTATGTTCTTTCGCAATTGCAACTGCTTCTTCATCAGATTTGACGTTCCAGAAGTCAACTCCTGTAACATCTTTAATGATATCAACCATATGGACACGACGGTAAGGGCCTTTTAGTGAAAGTTCAGTTCCTTGATATACGATTTCAGTTGTTCCTAAGACTTCGTGTGCAAGGTATTCAAGTAAACCTTCACTGATATCCATCATGTCATACATATCTGCGTAAGCTACATAAGCTTCAATTGTCGTGAATTCAGGGTTATGTTTTGGACTCATTCCCTCATTACGGAATAAACGACCAATTTCATAGACACCTTCCATGCCACCAACAATCAAGCGTTTTAAAGGAAGTTCAGTCGCAATTCTTAAATAGAACTCCATATCCAAGGTGTTGTGGTGTGTCACAAAAGGACGTGCTGCTGCGCCTGATAAGATCGGAGTTAAAACCGGTGTTTCAACTTCTACCAAACCACGGTCATCGAAAAATTTTCGAATTGAACGCATAATTAATGGACGTAACATTGCAGTACGTCGTGAGTCTTCATTCATGATTAAATCTAAATAGCGACGACGGTAACGTTCTTCTTTATCTTGTAAACCATGAAATTTATCTGGTAATGGTCGTAATGCTTTTGTAAGGTGTGTCAATTCACTCGCTTTAACGGATAATTCACCATGGTTTGTACGGAAAATTGTTCCTTCAACACCTAAAATATCCCCTAAATCAAGTTCTTTAAAGTACTCAAACGCTAGATCTCCAACTGTATCTTTTCGTACGTAAACTTGGATTTGTCCATCACGATCTTGAAGATGCATAAATCCAGCTTTACCCATGACACGCTTAGTCATAACTCGACCAGCTATTTTGGTTGTAGCTTCAAGTTCTGCAAGTTCTTCTTTTGATTTGCTATCGTAAGCCCCAAAAATGTCGGATGAGCGTTCTTCAGGTTTAAATCCACTTGCAAAGGGATTGATTCCTTGTTCTCGCAAAGCCTCCATTTTCTCACGACGAACAATTTCTTGTTCTGTTAATTCATGTCCCATATTATCACTCTTTCTTATGTAAATAATCTGATTCTATCTTATCAAATTCTATCAATGAATTCATCTAATTTAGTGAAACAGCCGTTAAAATCACACATAACAACAATTTATTTTTAATTCTTACGAAACCATCTATGCATTATTATTAAAATTCATTGCTTTTCGTGATGTATCATAACATAATTTATGGTTTCTGTGTATTCGTGTTCTTTAAAGTATAGATGATAGAATTTAGTTTTTCTTACGTTCTAGAACAATTTCATTTAAATCATCTTCCGTAAATTCATATTTTGAATGACAGTAATGACATTCTAAAACCGCACCTTTATCTTCCGCAATAAGTTCTTTCAGTTCATCAGTACTTAAAGTTCGTAACACATCCGCCATTTGTTCTCTATTGCATCCACAATAGTACTGCGTATCCGTTGTTTCAAGAATAAGAACATCAGGAAATAAATCAGCACAAACTTCGACTGCTTCTTTATCTACCATTAGATTTGAAACCGGAGGCAGTTTCGCAAGTGTTTTTTCAATTTCTGAAATATCATCTTCTGATGCTGAAGGAAGCACTTGAATTAAGATTGCTCCTGCGGATTTAATTGATAAATCTTCGTTCACTAAAACACCTACAGAAACTGCAGATGGGATTTGTTCACTTTGTGCATAGTAGTATGCAAAATCATCACCGATCTCACCTGATTGAAGTTCAACTTGAGAACTGAATGCCATACCATCTAAAACATCATGCGTTACGCTAAGTGTACCTTTTCCAATAGACCCACCGACATCAAGTTTACCAACACTATTTACTTTATGCACATAAGGATTTGAAACAAGTCCACGAACAAAGCCTTTATTGTCTGCATTAACCAAAATATTACCTAACTCACCATCACCACGAATCTCGATAACAAGTTTTTCGTCATCGTTTTTTAGTGTCGTTCCCATGATCGCACCAATACTTAAGGTACGGCCCAAAGCGGCTGAAGCAGCTGGGTAAGTACCATGAAGTTCGTGGGCTCTTTGTACTAGATTTGTTGTTTTTGCAACAAAAATTCGAACATTTCCATTTAGCGCCATTGCGCGTACGATTTTATCACTCATAATTGTCTCCTTTTTTCTTAAAAAAGCCCCAACGA is a genomic window of Erysipelothrix amsterdamensis containing:
- the rpsF gene encoding 30S ribosomal protein S6 — its product is MRKYEVMYIVKPTLDEEARTAVIAKLHAILTDNGATIDEVNEWGLRELAYEIEDFKKGYYVVTQFTSGDEAVNEFNRLTRINNDVIRHMIVRQDEI
- the rplI gene encoding 50S ribosomal protein L9, whose translation is MKLILLKDVKKVGKKNDIVEVADGYARNFLLPNKLAVMASDQSREILDHQKQEHAAEVQAEIEKAKLLAKELEKITLEFKVKVGEGGRVFGSVSTKQVEDALKKEHKIKVDKRKFKPSGPITHLGSNRIQATLYGDVTGEIHVKLIAE
- the dnaB gene encoding replicative DNA helicase; translated protein: MRKLPYSQDAEMALLGTLLVFPESVAVVEEYDMQVDDFYNTEHQKIFSHMIEIIERGRVLDATTLITRLKDQHEIDSVGGVEYLFALTENSATPASVKHYIEVVQEKAQMRRLIDVGQSIAEKGFDSTTELTALLDEAEQRILEVTRVRRTTEMQRSREVVNEVIENLNRIRENHDRITGLKTNYSHLDNVTNGLQRGDLIILAARPSVGKTAFALNLALNAARHNKNEKAGMAIFSLEMPATHLISRMLSAQSSVKSEYLRTGNLNDEQLNNVYAGANVLSKLNIFIDDSSTITVPEIFSKCRKLKSEGNLDMIVIDYIQLISGRGKTESRQQEVSEISRGLKQLAREMDCPVIALSQLSRLVERRDSKIPQLSDLRESGSIEQDADIVMFLYREDYYKDREGEEDDGPQLPKPEQQEVLLKMAKHRNGALADITLMFNASISKFYGVAGDGGRM
- the ssb gene encoding single-stranded DNA-binding protein: MINRTILVGRLTRDPELRKTQTGKSVVSFTVACNRRFGQQDETDFINCVAWNQTADFMANYLLKGALVGLEGRIQSRSYEDATGKRVYVQEVVVDTLQSLESRAQRQEQGASQGQYQNQNSNQGGSSYTPSYQADPEPSFSMDDEPVLDITSDDLPF
- a CDS encoding DUF2232 domain-containing protein, with protein sequence MKKTLSLTYGAMTVALTGIILFFDRITAGFFMTFLALPLIVYGSYCDWSEAFVVYLSCIIMAVIMSGLFSTILMMAGYGAVGLAYIYCMKKEASPTRSYLAMGVVIALFYFIMIRFFGPAFGMDFQEIIQSVKGILNIHNSLVLYGISISMVLITMAMELFIMKTSADIVLVMLHRNRK
- a CDS encoding IspD/TarI family cytidylyltransferase; the encoded protein is MDYSVLIVAAGKKAAEGASYAKALASFNDSKSVLGQTISVFMHDAQCKQVVIVASSADMTRVVKSNGSGKIVYVKGGKTRQESVLIGLTAVSEDVVLIHDGVRPWLRQGLIDKLLVRMQTEKACVLGLPPTSRMCRVVDGYIESTVDTDSFIQTQTPQAYHTSFILSCYAKANRSGGTFMDDSEVVSAFSDVKIAVEAGDSRNRRFILKKED
- a CDS encoding DHH family phosphoesterase yields the protein MSNQFETLKTRLMILTLTQLVVLFFFHVFINKYLYVVQYIFLVIDFAIIFYIFATAITSRKERVISVADVLGQEASYAFEYANMGIITLDDQNTITWMSELFDELNILGTGELVTDIFPTIVKIIKGNNETMTIRFDSHVFEASTMGQKNIIFFKDVTDLNELEIINRNNQVVLGIAHLDNYEETTQYEEEQTIAFIDSNIRQAVVRWADNHEMFVRRIRPDRYLLVLNEQVFQRLESERFSIVNEIRKQATKIDASITLSLAFARHSDNFKDLEDMSNKALEMAQSRGGDQVAINTKNEVMRYFGGNTEAVEKRSKVRVRVMAQNLGEHILESSNVVIVGHRMMDFDCFGSALGVSSIVSVYNKEASIVIDLEDTEVNLAGGIRKHRDEFEKDHNLVTHEQARSLIGPNTLLIMVDHHSLQQCQFPDLVDKAETVVVIDHHRRTGDFKFKPTLTYIESSASSASELIVELFPYHRRNVVISKLEATFMYTGMLIDTNRFRNRSGSRTFQAAAELRKYGADLMEVENMLRDEYESFEMKNKVLSKCEFFDDYYVIAAYKDELLPRPLMSQAADEILTVKEVEASFVVAYVDEDIVAISSRSKGELNVQVVMERLGGGGHFTGAAAQIKGQSIHEVVESLKKAIENVREESE
- a CDS encoding peptidoglycan DD-metalloendopeptidase family protein, which gives rise to MKKHKNLIMISVAFLFAVGLGYLYKSPTSASEIKTAYEAIDSSSAIFPQEVVTVNDKPVVITKLYREQKLVGVLKDSTRLQKMFDEVYENEYKEEFPDSKLGFIDDLIQVDEMSFNVYEDRDNDIFEYLYKENLFAIEANKVTFSNGAIIYVKNSEDFDSARDKFIQNFTSESTFDAIKNNKKIPAITDYGTKDIDVKVKETVKVTRGLATKDKILKDETEILTFLSYGYNPKVETYKIKPFDTLEGIAYHSGMNVNQIQSINADKIKDVNQVLEVGSELRVSKFDSPFTVTVTKQRMTTEPVYPEKTVYQSDPELAEGKEVVDVVEQNGARDVIYEDIYENGASISTKEISSKETKKPVRGVIRYGTKVEPKVGSGAWRWPLDNAYVLCGYGCYPNHSGTDFSTHGSGYGPIYAIDRGVVTTNSYDPGGWGNYIVIDHGNGYRSLYAHMASPGYFQAGQTVAKGENIGYVGMTGRTSYPHVHLEIIVGGGTRVDACGVIGC
- a CDS encoding LysR family transcriptional regulator; this translates as MNIRLLKIFKEVYELKSITKATETLYISQPAVSQAVKELETVLNRNLFVRKSGGIEPTPFGAQFYLQVTHFLKGYHQFEADVFKLNKSNPLRIGSSITVAKTTLPDIIKRYESLHLEHKTETTIANAQDVLALLIEDKVDVAIIEGSMHDETFETIELGTYSLKFFSKYPHNISNLESLLQHRVLLRESGSSIRNAFEALLLKHKLVYHPTWQTVNSEAILFAVRQDLGIGFLPEVLIHHDFYIYDDITTDITTPITLCYRKNQVFEDPLNEFVDIVLEAFGK
- the rpsR gene encoding 30S ribosomal protein S18 → MSFRKFRGPRRKVCYFTKNNVKTIDYKDVELLKRFISANGKIIPRRVTGTKAKYQRPLATAIKRARQMALLPYVSDN